The Gemmata palustris genome includes a region encoding these proteins:
- a CDS encoding TIGR02996 domain-containing protein gives MHPEADAFLDAIFDHPDDDTPRLVYADWLQEHGQANYAQFIRLQCAAAREKLWSDEANRLWEEIGRVWNRLDEEWWPATREAFPGKGWWHRTLDAIHYRRGFLSEDSYLTYSQLTRYSDSCWPWLPLPFTTIYPDYEAEREILLLPRLNRIRHLRFAGWYDDHMIWPLIESPQLVNLESLDLSAGVLSVGEVEGMLNPGLFPQLRELRVRVIDESWYTQEVAGGSPSTELDQLRQRVEARFKKVVWQLTN, from the coding sequence ATGCACCCCGAAGCCGATGCGTTCCTCGACGCGATCTTCGACCACCCCGACGACGATACGCCGCGCCTGGTGTACGCGGACTGGCTTCAAGAGCACGGCCAAGCGAATTACGCTCAGTTCATCCGGTTACAGTGCGCTGCGGCTCGCGAGAAACTGTGGAGCGACGAGGCAAATCGGCTGTGGGAAGAGATCGGCCGCGTGTGGAACCGGCTGGATGAGGAATGGTGGCCCGCGACGCGAGAGGCTTTTCCCGGTAAGGGGTGGTGGCATCGGACACTTGATGCGATTCACTATCGCCGGGGATTTTTGAGTGAAGATTCTTACCTTACGTACAGTCAACTGACCCGCTACTCGGACTCTTGTTGGCCTTGGCTGCCGTTACCATTCACAACAATTTATCCCGATTACGAAGCCGAGCGCGAGATTCTTCTGTTACCTCGCCTAAATCGAATTCGGCACCTTCGTTTTGCGGGCTGGTACGACGACCATATGATTTGGCCGCTAATCGAGTCGCCGCAGCTAGTGAACCTCGAATCACTGGACTTGTCTGCGGGAGTGCTTTCAGTTGGTGAGGTTGAGGGGATGTTGAATCCGGGACTTTTCCCCCAACTTCGTGAGCTTCGTGTGCGAGTAATAGACGAAAGTTGGTACACTCAAGAGGTTGCTGGTGGCTCACCATCAACTGAATTGGACCAGCTCAGACAGCGGGTTGAAGCCCGCTTTAAGAAAGTCGTGTGGCAATTGACAAATTGA
- a CDS encoding S9 family peptidase, which yields MRRLIPLVVLFVVVGRLAAAPPERTHDIVPADYATVNTINEIALSPDGKQVAYALATWDKKSDRRASELWVVSTDGKGKPTQLTSDRANDRHLKWAGDGKSIYVVSNRGKEAKAQVWRVPLDGKPEAVTNVKAGIINFDYAPKTDTVYFTTDATATDKDDFSALREKFGKIEYGHGTRTVSELFSVKKPGSEPEKVLADNRYIREFAVTEDGKRIAMVSAIDDTVVKSEGESRVDVWAAGKITTPPTDVYRAKASSPYAWLEGLAWNPDGTRYAFCAIHDAYPTEIIIGEEKDGKWATTRMNRNQVAAPSVREQQFHVRGYGSPLQWLDNESFSYLHEFGGYNTARTYALKDEATHAPDAEFRERHVVYAAHFQPGPHARIELVGDASGFPVLKFRSKETGEIVTLVDPNPHTADWKLPSIEHVTWKAPDGASVGGPLELPFGYKKGDKPLPLVVAIHGGPTTSSCNDQRFDAHNGRLYFAAKGYAVLCPNYRGSTGYGDKFLTDLIGNENDVDVKDIVAGIQHLIKEGIADPERIAVMGWSNGGYLTNCLITLKNPPVKIKAASSGAGILDTVAEWGFNDEPAYPIVFKKGLPWEQPDLYKKTSPTYGIGNVTTPTLIHVGGNDDRCPPGHSRMLYRALKEYKKVPVELNVYPGQPHGLGTLSFRTAKMEWDLAWFEKYLKK from the coding sequence ATGCGCCGACTCATTCCCCTCGTCGTGTTGTTCGTCGTCGTCGGGCGGCTGGCCGCCGCGCCGCCCGAAAGAACACACGACATCGTCCCCGCCGACTACGCGACCGTAAACACTATCAACGAAATCGCGCTCTCGCCCGACGGCAAGCAAGTCGCTTACGCCCTCGCGACGTGGGACAAGAAGAGCGACCGGCGCGCCTCGGAACTGTGGGTCGTGAGCACCGACGGTAAGGGGAAGCCGACGCAACTCACGAGCGACCGCGCCAATGACCGCCACCTGAAATGGGCCGGCGACGGCAAATCGATCTACGTCGTGTCCAATCGCGGCAAAGAAGCCAAAGCGCAAGTGTGGAGGGTGCCGCTCGACGGCAAGCCCGAAGCGGTCACGAACGTGAAGGCGGGGATCATCAATTTCGACTACGCCCCGAAGACCGACACTGTGTACTTCACCACGGACGCGACCGCGACCGACAAGGACGACTTCAGTGCGCTCCGCGAGAAGTTCGGGAAGATCGAGTACGGGCACGGCACGCGCACGGTGAGCGAACTGTTCTCCGTGAAGAAGCCGGGCAGCGAACCGGAGAAGGTGCTGGCCGATAACCGCTACATCCGCGAGTTCGCGGTCACGGAAGACGGCAAGCGGATCGCGATGGTGAGTGCGATCGACGACACGGTGGTGAAGTCCGAGGGCGAGTCGCGCGTGGACGTGTGGGCGGCCGGCAAGATCACCACTCCGCCGACGGACGTGTACCGCGCGAAGGCATCGAGCCCCTACGCTTGGCTCGAAGGGCTGGCCTGGAACCCGGACGGTACGCGGTACGCCTTTTGCGCGATTCACGATGCGTACCCGACCGAGATCATTATCGGCGAAGAGAAGGACGGTAAATGGGCGACGACGCGGATGAACCGCAACCAGGTCGCTGCACCTTCGGTGCGAGAGCAGCAGTTTCACGTGCGCGGGTACGGCAGCCCGCTGCAGTGGCTCGATAACGAATCGTTCTCGTACCTCCACGAATTCGGGGGGTACAACACGGCGCGCACTTACGCGCTGAAGGACGAAGCGACCCACGCCCCGGACGCGGAGTTCCGGGAGCGCCACGTCGTGTACGCTGCGCATTTTCAGCCCGGCCCGCACGCGCGAATCGAGTTGGTCGGTGACGCGAGCGGCTTCCCCGTTCTGAAGTTTCGTTCCAAAGAAACCGGCGAAATCGTGACGCTCGTCGACCCGAACCCGCACACCGCGGACTGGAAGCTCCCGAGCATCGAGCACGTCACCTGGAAGGCGCCGGACGGCGCGAGCGTCGGCGGACCGCTCGAACTGCCTTTCGGCTACAAGAAGGGCGACAAGCCGCTGCCGCTGGTGGTCGCGATCCACGGCGGACCGACCACATCGAGCTGCAACGACCAGCGCTTCGACGCCCACAACGGCCGGCTGTACTTCGCCGCGAAGGGTTACGCGGTGCTGTGTCCGAACTACCGCGGCTCCACCGGCTACGGCGACAAGTTCTTGACGGACCTCATCGGCAACGAGAACGACGTCGACGTGAAGGACATCGTTGCGGGAATTCAGCACCTCATCAAAGAGGGCATCGCGGACCCGGAACGCATTGCGGTGATGGGCTGGAGCAACGGCGGGTACCTCACGAACTGCCTCATCACGCTGAAGAACCCGCCGGTGAAGATCAAAGCCGCGTCGAGCGGCGCGGGCATTTTGGATACGGTCGCGGAGTGGGGCTTCAACGACGAGCCGGCGTACCCCATCGTGTTCAAGAAGGGGCTGCCGTGGGAGCAACCGGACCTCTACAAGAAGACCTCGCCGACCTACGGCATCGGCAACGTGACGACCCCCACACTGATCCACGTCGGCGGGAACGACGACCGGTGCCCGCCGGGACACAGCCGCATGCTGTACCGCGCGCTGAAGGAGTACAAGAAGGTGCCGGTCGAACTGAACGTGTATCCGGGTCAACCGCACGGGCTGGGCACGCTCTCGTTCCGCACCGCGAAGATGGAATGGGATCTCGCGTGGTTCGAGAAGTACCTGAAGAAGTGA
- a CDS encoding sigma-54-dependent transcriptional regulator codes for MPHSVLIIDDEEPIAWTLRRAFEREKHRVSVAATAEDGLMKARQIAPDVVFLDVRLPGMDGLTALGEIKKVAPSAAVVVITAHGNLNTAVKAVEGGAFDYLAKPFELAQALDAARRALVNRDTPDDSGILRSALAEVDSSPDAIIGRSPVMQTVFKRIALVAPAAACVLITGESGTGKELVARAIHANSPRRHNPLLAAHVAAYNPNLVESELFGHIKGAFTGAERSRDGLLKLADGGTVFLDELADIPLPVQAKLLRVLERQEVQPVGGSESQLVDVRIVSATHADLSAAVREGKFRHDLFFRLNVYPIHLPPLRDRVDDIPLLAEHFLRKFGVPNPGSAVPAETLAFLKSRPWPGNVRELRNALEHAAIESRGAALRPEHFPEPSTAAGPTSTAERLRSLVTEWVRERVQALEGREPADLHQTLIDAIEPAVLDEVLRQVDGNRLVAARWLGLARATVRKLIRKYHPDTAEPDED; via the coding sequence ATGCCTCATTCCGTACTCATCATCGACGACGAGGAACCGATCGCGTGGACGCTACGGCGGGCGTTCGAGCGCGAAAAGCACCGCGTTTCGGTCGCGGCCACCGCGGAAGACGGGCTGATGAAGGCGCGCCAGATCGCGCCCGATGTGGTCTTCCTCGACGTTCGGCTGCCTGGCATGGACGGCCTCACCGCGCTCGGTGAAATCAAGAAAGTGGCCCCGAGCGCGGCGGTCGTGGTCATCACCGCGCACGGGAACCTGAACACCGCGGTGAAGGCCGTCGAGGGCGGCGCGTTCGACTACCTCGCGAAACCGTTCGAGTTGGCCCAGGCGCTCGACGCCGCGAGACGGGCATTGGTCAACCGGGATACCCCCGACGACTCGGGGATCTTGCGCTCTGCGCTCGCTGAAGTGGATTCCAGTCCCGATGCGATCATCGGCCGCAGCCCCGTGATGCAGACCGTGTTCAAGCGGATCGCCCTGGTCGCCCCGGCCGCCGCGTGCGTGCTCATCACCGGGGAGAGCGGGACCGGTAAGGAACTCGTGGCCCGTGCGATCCACGCGAACAGTCCGCGCCGGCACAACCCGTTGCTCGCGGCACACGTTGCGGCGTACAACCCGAACCTCGTCGAGAGCGAGTTATTCGGCCACATCAAAGGAGCGTTTACAGGTGCGGAGCGGTCACGCGACGGGTTGCTGAAGCTTGCCGACGGCGGTACGGTGTTCCTCGACGAACTCGCGGACATTCCCCTGCCGGTTCAGGCCAAGCTGCTCCGCGTGCTGGAGCGCCAGGAGGTGCAGCCCGTCGGCGGGAGCGAGTCGCAACTCGTGGACGTGCGCATCGTCTCGGCCACGCACGCGGACCTGTCCGCGGCCGTGCGCGAGGGGAAGTTTCGGCACGACCTCTTTTTCCGGCTGAACGTGTACCCGATTCACCTCCCGCCGCTGCGGGACCGCGTGGACGACATTCCGCTGCTCGCGGAGCACTTCCTCCGCAAATTCGGGGTGCCGAACCCCGGGAGTGCGGTGCCCGCGGAGACGCTCGCGTTCCTGAAGTCGCGCCCCTGGCCGGGCAACGTGCGCGAACTCCGCAACGCGCTCGAGCACGCCGCGATCGAATCGCGCGGCGCTGCGCTGCGGCCGGAACACTTCCCCGAACCGAGTACCGCGGCCGGGCCGACATCGACCGCCGAGCGCCTGCGGTCGCTCGTCACCGAGTGGGTGCGCGAACGGGTCCAGGCGCTCGAGGGGCGCGAACCGGCCGACCTGCACCAGACGCTGATCGACGCCATCGAGCCGGCGGTGCTCGACGAGGTGCTGCGCCAGGTGGACGGTAACCGTCTCGTGGCCGCGCGCTGGCTCGGCTTGGCCCGCGCGACCGTGCGCAAGCTCATCCGCAAGTACCACCCGGACACTGCCGAACCGGACGAAGATTGA
- a CDS encoding glycerophosphodiester phosphodiesterase produces MTRTLAALMTLLAAGFVNAAEPKVEIVGHRGASFDAPENTVAAIKLAWEQKADASEFDIYLTKDGKLVVIHDATTKRTAGEDKKVADSTLEELRTLDAGKWKGAKFAGEKLPTLDEMLATVPAGKRAFIEVKCGPEAVPEMSRVIKASKLKSEQTCVISFNADVIAATKKARPDLQALWLVSLNTKGKPRTADELIAKAKEIKADGLDLSATPAVLDKAFAAKIKSAGLKLYVWTVNDADLAKKMIEVGAESITTDKPGWLREQLAK; encoded by the coding sequence ATGACCCGCACGCTCGCCGCACTCATGACTCTACTCGCCGCCGGATTTGTTAACGCCGCCGAACCGAAGGTGGAAATCGTAGGGCACCGCGGGGCGTCGTTTGATGCGCCGGAGAACACGGTGGCCGCGATCAAGCTCGCGTGGGAGCAGAAAGCGGACGCCTCCGAGTTCGACATTTACCTCACGAAAGACGGCAAACTCGTCGTGATCCACGACGCGACCACCAAGCGCACCGCGGGCGAGGACAAGAAGGTCGCCGATTCGACGCTCGAAGAATTGCGGACGCTCGACGCGGGCAAGTGGAAGGGCGCGAAGTTCGCGGGCGAGAAGCTGCCGACGTTGGATGAGATGCTCGCCACCGTACCGGCCGGCAAGCGGGCGTTCATTGAGGTGAAGTGCGGTCCCGAAGCAGTGCCGGAAATGTCCCGCGTCATCAAAGCGAGTAAGCTGAAGTCTGAACAAACGTGCGTCATCAGCTTCAACGCGGACGTGATCGCGGCCACCAAGAAGGCCCGCCCGGACCTGCAAGCGCTGTGGCTCGTGAGCCTGAACACGAAGGGCAAGCCACGCACCGCGGACGAACTGATCGCGAAGGCGAAGGAGATCAAGGCCGACGGGCTCGACCTCTCCGCGACACCCGCGGTGCTGGACAAGGCGTTCGCCGCGAAGATCAAGTCCGCGGGCCTGAAGCTCTACGTGTGGACCGTGAACGACGCGGACCTGGCGAAAAAGATGATCGAAGTGGGCGCGGAGAGCATCACGACGGACAAACCGGGCTGGCTGCGCGAGCAACTGGCGAAGTGA
- a CDS encoding phosphoenolpyruvate hydrolase family protein gives MQSRSDILARFRAQVAAGVPIVGGGAGTGLSAKCAEMGGIDLIIIYNSGRFRMAGRGSLAGLLPYGDANQIVMDMAREVLPIVERTPVLAGVCGTDPFRVMKRFLLDVKDAGFSGVQNFPTVGLFDGTLRVGLEETGMGYALEVDMIKAARDLDLLTCPYVFTPEEAEQMARAGADVLIPHMGLTTKGAIGAKTALSLEEATKRVQELATAAKAVNPDILVLCHGGPISEPDDVRYVLDHTTGIVGFFGASSIERLPTEIAITGCVKQFKSLKLA, from the coding sequence ATGCAATCGCGTTCCGATATTCTCGCGCGGTTCCGCGCCCAGGTCGCGGCCGGTGTTCCCATCGTCGGCGGCGGGGCCGGCACCGGCCTCTCGGCCAAGTGCGCGGAGATGGGCGGGATCGATCTCATCATCATTTACAACTCGGGCCGGTTCCGCATGGCGGGGCGGGGGTCGCTCGCGGGGCTGCTCCCCTACGGCGACGCGAACCAGATCGTCATGGACATGGCCCGCGAGGTGCTGCCGATCGTGGAGCGCACGCCGGTCCTCGCGGGGGTGTGCGGCACCGACCCGTTCCGCGTGATGAAGCGGTTCCTCCTCGACGTAAAAGATGCCGGGTTCAGCGGCGTGCAGAACTTCCCCACGGTCGGACTGTTCGACGGCACCCTCCGCGTCGGGCTGGAAGAAACCGGCATGGGCTACGCGCTCGAAGTGGACATGATTAAGGCCGCGCGTGATCTCGACCTGCTCACCTGCCCGTATGTTTTCACGCCCGAGGAAGCAGAGCAGATGGCGCGCGCCGGGGCCGATGTCCTCATCCCCCACATGGGGCTCACCACAAAGGGCGCGATCGGCGCGAAGACGGCGCTCTCGCTCGAAGAGGCCACGAAGCGGGTGCAGGAGCTCGCTACTGCCGCGAAAGCCGTGAACCCGGACATTTTAGTGCTGTGTCACGGAGGACCGATCTCCGAACCCGACGACGTGCGCTACGTCCTCGACCACACCACGGGCATCGTCGGCTTCTTCGGCGCCTCGAGCATCGAGCGCCTGCCGACGGAAATCGCGATCACGGGGTGCGTGAAGCAGTTCAAGTCGCTGAAACTGGCGTGA